TCTCCTCTTCAACTATCTGCCGACGCAGcgcctctctctcctgctcaaTGGCTCTCTCTTTAGCCTCCAGTTccttgaagagagagagatcaatGTTATTATCAAAGCAGGTCATTCAACTCAACCAACTGACATTACAATCAAAGATGATACAATCGAGTTTCACAAATgtttcacaaataaataacattttaagtaTTCATCCAAGCTACTAGAAGTTTGGATGTCTGTCATGTTGGGCTACTCACATTAATACATCTAAAGTGTTATAGTTCAGTTGCAAGTTGTAAACATCAAATATCATCATGATAAAACCTGGTTGCTGTTCCCTGTGGACTTCCATGATGAAATACTAGCAGCGTAACATCTGACAGTAAATCTAGACCAGCACCACCTTATGGTTGATGCGATTATGAAAACAGTGAGCGTTGTTCTTACCATGTCAGCCTCATGCTGCCGTCTCCTGTCCTCCGTCAGTTTTTTCACCTCCCGTTTGTGCTCAAGTTGCTTCATGCGTCTTTTCTGGGCGTTCATCTGCTCCAACCGATCGTCTTCTGCAAACTTAGCCATCATCATTTTCCTGaaggcctcctcttcctctttctctgcatGCCTTCGCATCTCTTTGAAAGCCATCTGTTGCTGGCAGGTCTGCTGCATCATCAGCCTCTGTCTGATTTTCTTCTCCATCTGTTCCTGTttgatgaatgttttaaaaaaacaaaaaccattaAGATCATTCAGGTGCACTTAAACATTCAAGCTGCAGCGCACACAGATCTCTGAGTAGTTCTAattctttattgttttcaaatattttatggACTAGATTTataaattaattgataataacTTCCTACATTACTTGCATCTTAATACccagtatataaataaatatatttggtaTTACTTTGTCTCAAATGTTATCTTATTGTAGTCCAAATTGCATCATATGGATGTTTGAATTTTGAGACAGTAAAGCAGTAATACTTACaatgtctctctgcctgttaGCCTCTTCCTGTTCTTCTAAATAAAGTTCCTCACGAACTTGCTCCATCTCTTCACGCTGCCGCCTCTCCTCTTCAATCTTCTCAGACAGctagaggagaacagagagtaGTGACTTTTAGTGGTAAATACAGGCCTGTGtcaatgaatgaaaatataaaagtatgggaatttattaaaaaggttaaCTCAACTATTTTATGTAGatgctcttttcctttttctttctctctgatcTTAGCCATTCTGTTCTCCTCCATGTGCTCCCGATTGGTCACAAACTCCTTGATGCGTTTGTTCTCGGCCTCCATCTTTTCTTGCTCCATGCGTCTCCACTCGGCCTGTTGTTTCTTGAATTCTTCAATGTGTTGCTGAGTGGCTTTGACCTTCTCCAGTTTCAGCTGTCGCTCccttaagaaaataaataaatccatcaaACTACCACACTCTTAACGTTTTTTCTGGAAGAAACAGATGATATTAGACTCTTTATATGAAATGCATACAAATACTGAACCAGTGAACTAAAAATATGCACAGTATTTAGTTGAATTTGTAAGTCACTTGACATTTTAATTGAATGCAATGAGTTTCTATCAGTTCCATGGATATCACATGATTTAAACAGATCTACTTTCTTGAATTCAACAGCCCAGTATAAGTATGCCCACTTGTATGCATTGTGCATTCTTGTTAAAGACTGTAAGAATAAGTATTGAAGGACTCACATCTGATCCTCTTCGTAAATCTTCCTGATAATCTCGTCAACCATGAGCTTCTCTTTGAGGAACTCTTCGTATGCCTCTTGTCTCCTGCGCTCCCGCTCAACAAGCTGCTTCTCCAGCTCCCTCTGACACTGCACCAGCTCCTCTTGGCGTTTCTGCTCCAGTTTCTGCTTCTCAATGCCTGCTCGCTCATACTCGCTCTTCATCTTGCGGGCTAAGTCGGCCTCCTCACGCTaatttcagaagaaaaaaaaacatacacagtaTAAACTATATTGAATGTTCtgttttcagaatttttttttccctcctgctTAATTGACCGCAAGTGTAATTCTGTGTACTTTGGTAAATATGGGCCATGAGGCGTTAGGCTCATCAGAGTTTTACTCAACAAACTGCATTCAATGAATAGTCCcgtacagatttttttatttattattcaataaCAATGGATCTCTGTTTGGTGGCtattttgcaaagaaaaggaTCTAGAGTTATTCAAAGGAAAAATACATCTTTTACAACCAGCGGTTCAGACTTGTTTTTGGTAAATGGCTGAAATCAGTTAGGACGGTGCTCACCATTGTCTCAAACCTCATAACTTCCTGCTCAGCCATCTGTGCAGCTCTTTCCTTATTCAAATATGCAGATTTCAGCTTTGACTCAAGTTCTCGAAGCTCCATGCTGAAAGGTTACAAAAAAAGCATTAGTAATGAAGAGACCAAAGCAGAGAAAGATGAAACTAAAGCAAGAAGTGTTGCATATGTATATTGACCCAGAATATACAGTAAGTCAAGGTAAAGAAGTAAGTGTGCATACCTGTTCTCTTTGATATACTgtctcattttctcctctctttgtgtctcaAAGTTGATGCGGGCCAGCTCCTTAGCCATTCTCTCCTCTTGCTCGAGTTGCTTTTCCCTGTttattctgtcctcctctgcctGCAAGTTAAATTTAATTATGATTATCTACAtctgagtttagtttagttacaGTTTATACATTGATGAGACAGCGTAGTGTTGTATAAAGCAGTGTTTATGAAAGGTTGGATCTTGCACCACCAGTAGGCTTTGATTTTACCTGTTTTTTGGGATTgccaataaaacagaaatgagaaaTGAACCAAGTATTGCTCAATTTGGACTATTGTTCAATAAAACAGCCTCCTCACAATAAAattagttttctttaaaaaaacaataatcttGGACATCcaaaattgtgtgtttttttttttcagccgaAAGAGGAGGGCAGTTCAGTTCTAGTCTACGGTAAAATAAACTTACAATTTCACCAATTAACATAGTCATAGTGGATGGACACTGTTTCTCTgatgtagatttttttatgtttttttatgcaggCTATATTATCTGCACAGATGCCtactgtttacattcctccttAGGTTCCTGCAAAATAATTAACTACAGGAATGCAtaagtgtttttgtattgttttgtcatgtttttcttgtgtagcaaaTGGGCATAATGACATTGAATTGTGGTTAAATTATAATGACATTGAATTGTGGTTAAATTATAATGACATTGAATTGTGGTTAAATTATAATGACATTGAATTGTGGTTAAATTATAATGACATTGAATTGTGGTTAAATTATAATGACATTGAATTGTGGTTAAATTATAATGACATTGAATTGTGGTTAAATTATAAGTGAATCCTTGAACCTCAAATAATTTCcctgaaaaaatgttttgaaatagtttttagtCACATGTGTGCTCTGAACCAAGAAATTGTAGATGGGACCCAATTTGCTGGCAATAAATTTAAGCAAATAATTGAGAGTGGCAACTTATCTATCATAACCTGCacaaaataaagacacacacacacacacacacaccttcagcaGAGCGCTCTCCATCTGCCTCTCCTTGAGCTCCTCCTGCACCTGTCTCTGGTGCCTCCTCCTCTCGAAGCCCTCCTCGCCCTGCAGCCCGGCCTGCAGCGTCCTCTCTCGGTCTACGCGCTTGGCCTCCTGCTGCCGGAGCTGCTCCTGGTTCTGCCGCTGAGACATTAACCTCTGCTGGCTGTAGGCCCAGTGACgactctgtcacacacacacacacacacacacacacacacacacacacacacacacacacacacacacacacacacacacacacacacacacacacacacacacacacacacacacacacacacacacacacacacacaca
This region of Anoplopoma fimbria isolate UVic2021 breed Golden Eagle Sablefish chromosome 2, Afim_UVic_2022, whole genome shotgun sequence genomic DNA includes:
- the mns1 gene encoding meiosis-specific nuclear structural protein 1 yields the protein MSRHWAYSQQRLMSQRQNQEQLRQQEAKRVDRERTLQAGLQGEEGFERRRHQRQVQEELKERQMESALLKAEEDRINREKQLEQEERMAKELARINFETQREEKMRQYIKENSMELRELESKLKSAYLNKERAAQMAEQEVMRFETMREEADLARKMKSEYERAGIEKQKLEQKRQEELVQCQRELEKQLVERERRRQEAYEEFLKEKLMVDEIIRKIYEEDQMERQLKLEKVKATQQHIEEFKKQQAEWRRMEQEKMEAENKRIKEFVTNREHMEENRMAKIREKEKGKEHLHKILSEKIEEERRQREEMEQVREELYLEEQEEANRQRDIEQMEKKIRQRLMMQQTCQQQMAFKEMRRHAEKEEEEAFRKMMMAKFAEDDRLEQMNAQKRRMKQLEHKREVKKLTEDRRRQHEADMELEAKERAIEQEREALRRQIVEEERQRLLKCHATKLIGYLPKGLLREDDLKHFDEDFRKNFKTRQADILSEDGWDDDE